TTCCTCGACCAGATCCAGCCGCGCCGCGCGCGCCGCCTTCATCAGCGGCGTCATGCCATGCGCCGCGGCGGCGTCGAGCTCCGCCGTCGCACCGCCCTCCTTTGCCATGAACGCCAGCAGCGCCGGGCTCGGCACCGGCCGCCCGGTAGATGGGGACCGACTCAGCGCCAGGGCCTGGAAGCCGCCATCGATGCTGTAGACCTCGGCGAACCCGAAGTCGGCGAAGGCCTGGGCGAACACCTGGCTGGCATTGCCGTGGTAGCAATAGATCAGCACCGGCTCGGTGCGTGGCAGCCGGCCGATCCACTCGCCCAGATCGCGCTCGGAGAGCCGGAGGGCGCCGGGCAGATGGTCCTGGGCATAGCTGGCCGGATCGCGCGTGTCGAACAGGCCGTAGGGCCGACCCTGGCCGGACGCCGCGGCCATGAAGTCGAGCGCCCGGTCGGCCGCAATCCGGCGGAAGGTTGCCTCGGACATCGTCGACTCCTTGCAAGGGCTCTGGCGGCACGCGTGCCGCTCCGGAACGGATCCAGCTCCTCACCTAGCAAATGAAGTGCCGATTCACGAATTTCTAAAAATCAATTTGTTAAAACGGAATTCTCATGTTTTTTCGAGAACTTCGTGTCCGCTTTGGCGGATTTGCGACATGCCCGCCGGTGCCGGTCGCTCCGCCCCATCAGCCGGGGGAAGCGAATCCGCCGCCGTCGCCCACGAGGCGCGCCGGAAGGGTGAACTGATTCAGAATGGCCATGAAATGGCACGCGCTGCCGCTCAGGACGAACAGGTGCCAGATGGCGTGCGAATAGGGAATGCGCTGGTTGTGATAGAACAGCGTTCCCACCGTATAGACCACGCCCCCGCCGATCAGCCAGTAGAACGCGGCGGCATCCAGTACGCGGCTGATCGGAACCACCGCGACGATCGCCATCCAGCCCATGAGCACATAGAAAAGCGTCGAGAGCAGGCGCATGCGGCCGGTGAAGAACCACTTCAGCACGATGCCCACCGCGGCCAGTCCCCAGACTGCGCCGAACAGCGACCAGCCCAGCGCGCCCTTGAGCACGGCGATGGTGAACGGCGTATAGGTGCCCGCGATCAGCAGGAAGATCGCGCAGTGATCAAACACCTTGAGCCGCTGCTTGGCGCGGGGTCGGGAGACGGCGTGGTAGAGCGTGGAGGCCGCGTACATCACCACCAGCGTGGCGGTGAAGACTGCCGCGCTGATCACCTCGAGGGCGCCGGCGTGGTTTGCGGACAGCACGATCAGGCTGGTGCCGCCCGCGATGGCGAGGAGCACCCCCAGCCCATGGGTGATGGCGCTGGCGATTTCTTCCGAAGGACTCCGTTCGAGTTGCACGGTGCGTTCCCTCCTGGTCAGAACAGTGCGCAAGGCGGCGCTGAGACAGGTTCGGCGGCAGACCGGGAAAACCGCGCCAGACGGGCTGGCGATGAGGGGCGAAACCGGTCGGTACAGGCGGTCACAGCATTGTCACCCCGCTGAAATGCCCGCTCAACACGCAGTGCCGACAGTGTAGCCGGTCGGGCCCTTCCGCCCATCCTATCGCCAAGGGGGCACAGCATGATGAAACGGATGGTGAGATACACGCTCGCAGTCGCCGGCCTCGTGGCTGCTGCGGTGAGCGCGCCCGTTGCGGCCGCAGTCGACGACCGGAATGCCGACCGCCCCATCGCGCGGGTCTTCGGCGGCGAGCGGGCGGCCGTTCAGGTTGGACCGCGTCCGTTCTATCTGGTGGCCGGCATGGATGACGGCGCGCTCAAGTCCGAGCTGGCCAGTTGCCAGAACCAGCGTTTCCGCAAAACCGACTTTTCGATCGGTCATCGTGGCGCCGCGCTGCAGTTTCCGGAACACACTCGCGAGTCCTACGAGGCGGCCGCGCGCATGGGCGCCGGCATCGTCGAGTGCGACGTGACCTTCACGCGTGACGGCGAGCTGGTCTGCCGGCATGCCGAATGCGATCTGCACACCACCACCAACATCGTCAACACGCCGCTGAATGCGCAGTGCTCGGTGCCCTACTCAGGACCCGGATCGGCGCCCATGTGCTGTGCCAGCGATCTGACGCTGGACCAGTTCAGGTCACTGACCGGCAAGATGGACGCGAGCAATCCGGCCGCCTCCGACGCGGCGGGTTATCTGGGCGGCACCGCCGACTGGCGCACGGATCTCTACACCGGCCGCGGCACCCTGATGACGCTGAGCGAGAGCATCGCGCTCAACCGCGAACTCGGCGTCAAACACACCCCGGAACTCAAGAGCGGCGATGCGCAGCGCATCACCACCGTGTTCGGCGGCCAGGCCCAGTACGCCCAGCGGCTGATCGATGCCTTGCGTGCGGGCGGGGTGGAACCCCGGGATGCCTGGCCGCAGTCGTTCAACCTCGAAGACATCCTCTACTGGATCAAGCATGAGCCGGCCTATGGTCGTCAGGCCGTGTATCTGGTCGACTACGACGCCGCGGCCCACGACACCGTCCCGTCCCTGCCCTTCGCCGAGCTGATCCGCCTCCGCAAACTCGGCGTGCGCATCGTGGCGCCCCCCATTCCCGCGCTGCTCAGCGTGGAAAACGGCCAAGTGGTGCCGTCAACGCTGGCCAGGAACCTCAAGCGGCTGGGCTTCGACATCATTACCTGGAGCTTCGAGCGCGCCGACCTGCGTCAGGGCGCTGCCAAGGCCGGCTTCTATTACGCCTTCGATCCGGCCGGTGAGGCCATCCGCAAGGACAGCGACATGTATGTCGCGCTGGACGTGCTGGCACGGCAGGTGCGCGTGAAGGGCATCTTCTCGGATTGGCCCGGCACGGTCACCTATTACGCCAACTGCATGGGGCTGTAAGGCCCACGGGGCGCTGCCGGAAGCGGATCAACGGGGTTGTTCCGCTTCCGGTTTGATGCGTTCTCGGACGGCAATGCTCGGCTTCCGGGATTCGGTTCGGATGTTGCGGCTGCGGCGTATCCCCGGCTCGGGTGACCGGGCACCACACCGCACACTGGCCCTTCAGGGTCGCTGCATGCCCGTATCGTGGGGGTTGCCGTCCTGATTGCGCATCCAGTCGGCGAGCCGAGCCAGCAGGCCGTAGATCTCCTCGCGCGCCGCGCTGTCGCTGACGGTTTCATCGAGCGCTCCGCGCATGCACAGCAGCCAGGCATCGCGCTCCTCGTTGCCAATGGCGAAGCCCATGTGGCGCTGGCGCAGGCGCGGATGGCCGCGCTCGGCCGAATACAGCTTGGGCCCGCCCATCCATTCGCCCAGATAGCGCCGCAGCACCTCCCGCACCGGCTCGAGGTCGGGCGCGTGCATGGCGCGGATGGTTCGCGCCTCGGGCAAGGTGTCCATGCGCGTGTAAAACGCATCCACCAACCGCTCGATGGTCGGCGCGCCGCCGATGCGCTCGAACATGGATACCGTCGTTTCCGCCTCCGCCATGGCTCATCTCCGCTCAATGGTTGTCACGCCCCCGGACGGTCACTCATCCATGCTGGGCAGCAAAATCACTTCCGCCGGCGCGCCGGGGCCTTCGGCCTCCATGAAGTCCAGCCCCGCCACGCGCGAGAGGCCGCCGCCGTTTTCGATCAGCACGACCGCATCCGGCGGCATTTTCGCGAGTTCATCCAGCAATTGCACGATCGTCATGGTCTTTCCTTTCCCGCCGTCAGTCGATGCGCGCGATCAATCACCCGTGGGTGCGCCCGACTCGTCGAAGTGCAGGGTCACGGCGTCCTCGTCCAGCATCACGATGTCTGCACGCCGCAGCGCGCCGCTCGGGTGATAGGCATAGCGGTGGGCCAGTTCGACCTCGCCGTAGACCAGCTTGTCGAAGCCGAGCAAGGTGTCCCGGTCATCGAAATAGGCGCGGATGAAGGTGTTGCGGTTGGACAGCGCCGCGGCCTCGATGGGGTTCACCAGCCGCAGGGGGAGCCGGACGCCGGTGTAGGAGACGAAATAGCGGCAGGCGGGCTCGCCCGCGCCGTTCGGGCCCGCGAGGCCCGTCAAGGATTCCTGATTCATGCGCTACGCCATGTGCTTGCCTTGTCTGTTCGGAGTGCATGAAGCATGCCGCTGCGCCCGAATGGACGCGCGTGGGCGCGGAAAATCGGCAAAAGGGGCAGCATTCTGGTCGGTCGGGTCCGGTACGGCTCGCCCCTCGTATCGATCGCTCAACCCGGCCCATGTCGCGAAGCCATCAGCGCGCTTCTTCGTCCGGTCCGCTTTGTCGCAATTCCTTCACGATCGGCGTTGGCCCGAATGCGCCTGTAAAGAGGCATGATCGCCGCCGTTACCGCCGATTCCACCTTCTTCAGTCCCCCCCGCCGTTGGTTCTAAACTGGCTGCTGTCCCTTTGCGCAGTCCGTACGGAGCGATCCATGCCCGTCCACAACGCCGACATCGCCGCCATCTTCGAGCAGATCGCCGAGTTGCTGGAGATTCAGGGGGCGAACCCGTTTCGGGTGCGCGCCTATCACAACGCCGCGCGCACGGTCAGCGAATTCGGCCGGGAGTTCACCGCACTGATCGCCGCCGGACAGGACGTTCCGCACCTGCCAGGCATCGGCAAGGACCTGTCTGGCAAGATC
This sequence is a window from Candidatus Macondimonas diazotrophica. Protein-coding genes within it:
- a CDS encoding ankyrin repeat domain-containing protein — its product is MSEATFRRIAADRALDFMAAASGQGRPYGLFDTRDPASYAQDHLPGALRLSERDLGEWIGRLPRTEPVLIYCYHGNASQVFAQAFADFGFAEVYSIDGGFQALALSRSPSTGRPVPSPALLAFMAKEGGATAELDAAAAHGMTPLMKAARAARLDLVEELIALGVDLEARNTDGNTALWLACFGGDAAVVQRLIAAGARLDNQNDTGATALMYCASTGRDGLVGLLLDAGADAQLQTQDDFRAVDLAATAGSLRLLRHTV
- a CDS encoding DUF6156 family protein, with the protein product MNQESLTGLAGPNGAGEPACRYFVSYTGVRLPLRLVNPIEAAALSNRNTFIRAYFDDRDTLLGFDKLVYGEVELAHRYAYHPSGALRRADIVMLDEDAVTLHFDESGAPTGD
- a CDS encoding group II truncated hemoglobin translates to MAEAETTVSMFERIGGAPTIERLVDAFYTRMDTLPEARTIRAMHAPDLEPVREVLRRYLGEWMGGPKLYSAERGHPRLRQRHMGFAIGNEERDAWLLCMRGALDETVSDSAAREEIYGLLARLADWMRNQDGNPHDTGMQRP
- a CDS encoding glycerophosphodiester phosphodiesterase family protein, with amino-acid sequence MMKRMVRYTLAVAGLVAAAVSAPVAAAVDDRNADRPIARVFGGERAAVQVGPRPFYLVAGMDDGALKSELASCQNQRFRKTDFSIGHRGAALQFPEHTRESYEAAARMGAGIVECDVTFTRDGELVCRHAECDLHTTTNIVNTPLNAQCSVPYSGPGSAPMCCASDLTLDQFRSLTGKMDASNPAASDAAGYLGGTADWRTDLYTGRGTLMTLSESIALNRELGVKHTPELKSGDAQRITTVFGGQAQYAQRLIDALRAGGVEPRDAWPQSFNLEDILYWIKHEPAYGRQAVYLVDYDAAAHDTVPSLPFAELIRLRKLGVRIVAPPIPALLSVENGQVVPSTLARNLKRLGFDIITWSFERADLRQGAAKAGFYYAFDPAGEAIRKDSDMYVALDVLARQVRVKGIFSDWPGTVTYYANCMGL
- the trhA gene encoding PAQR family membrane homeostasis protein TrhA, with the protein product MQLERSPSEEIASAITHGLGVLLAIAGGTSLIVLSANHAGALEVISAAVFTATLVVMYAASTLYHAVSRPRAKQRLKVFDHCAIFLLIAGTYTPFTIAVLKGALGWSLFGAVWGLAAVGIVLKWFFTGRMRLLSTLFYVLMGWMAIVAVVPISRVLDAAAFYWLIGGGVVYTVGTLFYHNQRIPYSHAIWHLFVLSGSACHFMAILNQFTLPARLVGDGGGFASPG